The Pseudomonas sp. TH06 genome contains the following window.
CCTCAGCAAGCCGTCGGTGGCACCAGCGCCATGCTGGGCCTGGCCAAGAACCAGTTGAGCAGCACCGATTATTCGCAGTTGGCCAAAGAAGTGCCGGGCATCGACAAGCTGTCGGGCGGTAGCGGCAACATGGCGGCGTTGAGCGGCTTGCTGGGTTCGTCGGGCAAATCCGCCGGTCTGGAAAACGCGCTGGGCAACGTCAAGAACACCAGTGACCTGAACAACGCCTTCGGTGCCTTGGGCATGGACAGCGGCATGGTCGGCCAGTTTGCCCCGGTGCTCCTCAAGTATCTGGGTGATCAAGGCGTCGGCGGCCCGCTGCTGCAAAGCCTGGGCAGCATCTGGGGCGCCGGCACCGGTAGCTGATTCAGTCGCGCTCGCCGCGCAGCTCGGCGATGCGCAGATCCTTCTCGGTCCAGAGCTGGTTGACCCAGCTCTGGACCTTCTCGCGAAACGCCGGATCGTTTTCGTAATCGCCCTGCCACAGCGCCGGGTCGAGTTCGCGAGTCTTGATGTCGATGATCACGCGCGGCACGTTGCCGCTGATCAAATCCCAGAACCCCGGAATTTCCGCCTGTGGATAAACCACGGTGACGTCGAGAATCGCATCCAGCTGTTCACCCATCGCCGCCAAAACAAACGCCACGCCGCCGGCCTTGGGCTTGAGCAAATGCTTGAACGGTGATTGCTGCTGCGCACTTTTCGCAGTGGTGTAGCGGGTGCCTTCCAGATAATTCACCACGGTCACCGGCTGACGCTTGAACAGCTCGCAGGCCTGTCTGGTGATTTCCAGATCCTTGCCCGCCAGCTCCGGGTGCTTCGCCAGAAACGCCTTGGTGTAGCGCTTCATGAACGGGTAATCCAGCGCCCACCACGCCAGCCCCAGGAATGGCACCCAGATCAGCTCTTTCTTGAGGAAGAACTTGAAGAACGGCGTGCGTCGGTTGAGTGTCTGGATCAGCGCCGGAATGTCGACCCACGATTGATGGTTGCTGACCACCAGATAGGAGGTGTCGCCACGCAAGTCGTCGCCGCCACGAATGTCCCATTGGGTGGGGATGCACAGGCGGAAAATCAGCTTGTCGATTTCGGCCCAGGTCTCGGCGATCCACATCACCGCCCACGACGCGTAATCGCGCCAGCGCCCGGGCGCCACCAGTTTGAGCAGGGCAAACACCATTAGCGGCCCGATCAGGATCAGGGTGTTGAGCAACAACAGCAGGGTGACGAAACAGCCGGTGAGCAGGCGGCGCATAAGCAACTCTATGAAGTCGGATGGGCGCGCCATGATAAGTGGCTTCGGGCGACAGGCCAAATCGGTGGTGACGAATGTTTCACTTTAGTCGCGCTAATCTTCAGTGCTTATGCAAAACCCTGTGGCGAGGGAGCTTGCTCCCGCTGGGCTGCGAAGCGGCCCCGAATTCATGCGCCTCGGTGTGTCAGCTTAATTGCGCATACAGATCTTACGACGACTGCGTCGCCGAGCGGGAGCAAGCTCCCTCGCCACAAAAGGTTGCTGTTGCTTCAACTATCGTGATTTTCCGCGGTCTAGAATTCGGCGCTGAGCCCACTCTTTCAGGAAGCCCCTTACGTGAAATCCCTCCTTGCACTGTTTGCCCTTGTCGCCCTGCCGGTCATGGCCGTCGAGCCGACCCTGTACGGGCGCTACGAATACATCGCGCTGCCGGAAATCGGCGGTGAAGTGCTCAAGGCCAAGATGGACACCGGCGCGCTGACGGCGTCGCTGTCGGCCAAGGACATCGAAACCTTCACCCGTGACGGCGAAGACTGGGTGCGTTTCCGCCTCGGTACCAAGGACGCCAGCAACAAGGTGTACGAACACAAAGTCGCGCGCATCAGCAAGATCAAGAGTCGTTCGGATGAAGAGGACGAGGGCGAAAGCACCGAAGTCGCGAAACGCCCAGTGGTCGATCTGGAGCTGTGCCTGGGCGACGTCAAGCGTACCGTGGAGGTCAATCTGACCGACCGCAGCAACTTCAACTATCCGCTGCTGATCGGTGCCAAGGCCTTGCGTGAATTTGGCGCGGCAGTGAACCCGGCGCGGCGCTTCACCGCCGACAAACCGGACTGCTAGAGCCAAGTGGTCTCATTGACGTAAAGGCACGCTTGGGGCACCGTTCGCGCACTTAACCACGGGCTCGGACGCCATGCCTCATATCCTGATTGTCGAAGACGAAGCGGCGATTGCCGACACGCTGATTTTTGCCTTGCAAGGCGAGGGGTTCACCACCACTTGGGTGAGCCTCGGCGAGGCGGCGCTCGCGCACCAGCATCAGTCGCCGGCCGATCTGATCATCCTCGACATCGGCCTGCCGGACATCAGCGGTTTCGAAACCTGCAAACAGCTGCGCCGATTCAGCGAAGTGCCGGTGCTGTTCCTCAGCGCCCGCAACGCCGAGATCGACCGCGTAGTGGGGCTGGAGATCGGCGCCGACGATTACGTGGTCAAACCGTTCAGCCCCCGGGAAGTGGCGGCGCGGGTTCGGGCGATCCTCAAACGCATGGCTCCGCGTCCGCCGATTGAAGCCACTTCGGCGCTGTTTCGCATTGATTCCGAGCGCGTGCAGATTGTCTATCGCGGCCAGACCCTGAGCCTGACCCGCCACGAATTCCGTCTGTTGCAATGCCTGCTCGAACAGCCCGAGCGGGTATTCAGCCGCGAGCAATTGCTTGATGCGCTGGGTGTTGCCGCCGATGCCGGTTACGAGCGCAGCATCGACAGTCACATCAAAAGCGTGCGCGCCAAACTGCGGCTGGTGCGCGCAGAAGCCGAGCCGATCCAGACCCATCGGGGCCTCGGTTACAGCTACAGCCCGGGGCACAGCTGATGTCGTTGGGGCTGCGGATCTTTCTGGTGTATGTGCTGTTTGTCGGCCTGACCGGCTATTTCGTGCTCAACACGGTGATGGAGGAAATCCGTCCCGGTGTGCGCCAGTCCACCGAAGAAACCCTGGTCGACACCGCCAACCTGATGGCAGAAATCCTCCGCGACGATTTCAAGGCCGGCACCCTCAGTGAGAATCGCTGGCCCGAGTTGCTGCGCGCCTATGGCGAGCGCCAGCCGCAAGCGACCATCTGGGGATTGCCGAAGAATCAGGTCAACCATCGCATCTACGTCACCGACGCCAAGGGCATCGTGGTGCTGGATTCCAGTGGTGTGGCGGTGGGTCAGGATTACTCGCGGTGGAACGATGTCTACCTGACTCTGCGCGGCGAATACGGTGCGCGTTCCAGCCGCAGCGACCCGGATGACCCGGCATCGTCGGTCATGCACGTTGGCGCGCCGATCCGCGACAACGGCCGGATCATCGGCGTAGTCACCGTGGCCAAACCCAACAGCTCGTTGCAGCCCTATGTCGATCGCACCGAACGGCGCCTGCTGTTTTACGGTGCGGGTCTGATCGGCCTCGGCCTGTTGTTCGGCGCCTTGTTGTCGTGGTGGCTGAGTCGCGCACTGCACCGTTTGACCCGGTATGCCGAGGCTGTCAGCGAAGGTCGGCGCGTTGAAGTGCCGCACTATCGCGGCGGTGAACTGGAGCAACTGGCTACGGCGGTCGAGCAGATGCGCACGCAACTGGAGGGCAAGGCTTACGTCGAACGCTACGTGCACACCCTGACCCACGAACTGAAAAGTCCGCTGGCGGCGATTCGCGGCGCGGCGGAGTTGCTGCAAGGTGACATGCCAGCGGTTCAGCGATTGCGTTTTGTCAGCAACATCGACAGTGAAAGTGCGCGGATGCAGCAATTGATCGAGCGATTGCTGAATCTGGCGCAGGTCGAACAGCGTCATGGCCTGGAAGAGCGGGTGGCGGTGCCGTTGGCGGCGTTGGTCGATGAGTTGTTGCAGGCGCAGGCGGCGCGGATTGAAGGCAAATCGTTGCAGATAGAACAGACGATTGCGGCGGATGTGCTGCTGATCGGCGAACCGTTTTTGCTGCGTCAGGCGTTGGGTAACTTGCTGGAGAACGCGCTGGATTTCACGCCGCCGCAGGGGTTGTTGCGTTTCAGCGCCGGGCACTTCGGCGAGCAGATCGAGTTTCGCTTGTTCAATGAAACTGCGCCGATTCCCGATTACGCCTTGCCGCGTTTGACTGAGCGTTTCTATTCACTTCCGCGCCCGGATAGTGGGCGTAAAAGTACCGGGTTGGGGCTTAATTTCGTTGAAGAGGTGGTCAAGTTGCATGGTGGTTTGATGAGCATTCGCAATGTTGAGGGTGGTGTTGAAGTGACATTGCGCTTGTCTTGAAACCGAGGCGCGGCCATCGCGAGCAGGCTCACTCCTACAGTTTGGAATGCGATCAACTGTAGGAGTGAGCCTGCTCGCGATGGGGCCGGTGAAGTCTCCACACAATCTCCACATTCCTCCCACAAAACCCCCATACACCCACACCAGACTCTGCCCATCCAATCAGGGAGAGTCCCATGAACAAGAATCTGACCATAAAGCTCGGGGCCATTGCCCTGTTGATCCTGCTGTTGCTCATACCGCTGATGATGATCGACGGCGTGATCGACGATCGCCAGCAATTGCGCGATGGCGTGTTGCAGGACATCGCCCGCAGTTCCAGTTACAACCAGCAAGTGAGCGGACCGGTGATGGTCGTGCCGTATCGCAGGGTGATGCACAACTGGAAGATCAACGACAAAAACAAGCGCTACGACGATCCGTGGGAAGAACGCGGGCGTTTGTACTTTCTGCCGGAGCGTTTCGAACTCGATGGCCAGGTGCAGACCGAGCTGCGCGCCCGGGGTATTTACGAAGCGCGGCTGTTCCACGCCGAGAACCGCATCAACGGTCAGTTCTCGCTGCCGGCACAATTGGGCATCAAGGAAGACTTCGCCGACTACCAGTTCGACGCGCCGTTTCTCGCGGTCGGCATCAGCGACATTCGCGGCATTGAAAACGCTTTGAAACTGGAACTCGACGGCCAGCGCCTGGACTTTGTCCCGGGCACCCAGGTCGGTTGGCTCGGCGAAGGTGTACGCGTCACGTTGCCGCTGCTCGATACCAGCAAAGCCACGGAACTGGCGTTCGGTTTTGACTTGCGCCTGCAAGGCACCGGTGCGCTGCAAGTGCTGCCGGTGGGCAAGAGCAGCAGCGTGAGCATCACGGCCAATTGGCCGCATCCAAGTTTTGTCGGCAACTTTCTGCCGGCCAAACGCGAAATCAACGATGCCGGTTTCAGCGCCGACTGGCAGACCACGTTCTTCTCCACCAACATGCAGGACGCCATGAGCCGTTGCGTGAGCAACAACGATTGCGAGGCATTCAATGCGCGCAGCTTCGGTGTGAGTTTCATCGATCCGGTGGATCAGTATCTGAAGAGCGACCGGGCGATCAAATATGCGCTGTTGTTCATCGTCCTGACGTTTGCCGGTTTCTTCTTGTTCGAAGTGCTGAAAAGTCTGGCGGTGCACCCGGTGCAGTACGCCTTGGTCGGTGTGGCGCTTGCGTTCTTTTATCTGTTGCTGCTGTCGCTGTCGGAACACATCGGGTTTGCCCTGGCGTATCTGCTGTCGGCCAGCGGTTGTGTGTTGTTGATCGGCTTTTACGTTTGCCATGTGCTGCGCAGCGTGCGCCACGGTTTGAGTTTTTCGGCGGGATTGGCGGCGTTGTATGGCCTGCTGTACGGACTGTTGAGTGCCGAGGATTACGCGCTGTTGATGGGCTCGCTGTTGCTGTTCGGCTTGCTCGGGGTGTTCATGGTACTGACGCGCAAACTGGACTGGTACGGGATCGGGCAGAAGTCGGCCAAGCCGTTGGAGTTTGATATCGGGGCGGTGCAATGAGCGGGTTGCTGGGGTTACGTGAGGATCAGCGCTGGAAGGATGAATTGGTGGCGCGGATTATTGGGTATTTGCCTGTGGAACCGATGTGGGGCTATCGCGAGCAGGCTCACTCCTACAGGGGAATGCGGTCAACTGTAGGAGTGAGCCTGCTCGCGAAGAGGCCGGAACAGGCGCCGTCGAGCTAAGGCTTGGGCATGGTCGCGATCATGGACGGTCGCTGGCTGACCTCAAAGTACCAGTTGGCCAGTTGCGGGTTGGCGTCACGCCAGCCCATCTCGGGGAAGCGCAGGTCGAGGTAGCCCAGTGCACAGGCCACACTGATCGCGGCGACATCGAAGTGACTGGTCAGCTCGGCGATCGCATCCGCTTCCAGCAGGGCGAGCGCGCGGCGGATCTTCTCGCGTTGCGCCTCGAGCCATTCGTCCCAGTGTTTTTCCGGGGCACGCAGCGCCTGTTCGTAACGCACCATCACCGAAGCATCCATGATCCCGTCGGCCATCGAGGCCAGGGTCAGGCGCCGCCAGCGGGCCGAGCCGTCACGGGGGATCAGCGGGTTGCCGACGTGTTGGTGATCGAGGTAATCGAGGATCACGCGGCTGTCATGGATGACGTTGCCATCGGCCAGGCGCAGGGCGGGGATCTTGCCCAGCGGGTTGTCGGCGTTGAGTGCCGGATCGGGGCTGACCGGGCTGAGGACGCAGTCTTGCAGCGCGACGCGATCCTGCTGACCGGTCTCGTGCAGCAATACCATCACTTTGCGAACGAACGGGGAAAGCGTGTTGTGAAACAGGGTCATGCTGGGGGCGGACATTGGCAGGGTCTCGATCAGGATGGTGAGGGGGGAGCATAGCGTGTTACTTGGCTTGCTCAAGCCCTGCACAGCCCCCTTGTAGGAGTGAGCCTGCTCGCGATCGCGGTAGCTCAGTCAACATTAATGTTGAGGCAAGTGCGCCATCGCGAGCAGGCTCACTCCTACAGGGATCTTCAGCTTCGCGGCAACAATCCCCTTATGGCGAGAATTGCCGGAACACCCAACCCGACCCAGCTCAACGCATCCCAGATCCCATCCCCCAGCAACGCTGCAAACAACCCCGCCGCACTGAGCAGCGCGATCACCAGCGGCGTGCTGAAGACCTTCCAGAAATTCGACTGACGCGGCTTCATGCAGACGCCTCCGCCGTTTCCAGCACAGGCTTGGCCGCTTTGCGCCGCACCACCCACAAATACACGCCGCTACCGAGGACGATGATCGTCAGCACATCCAGCGTCGCCCAGAGAATCTTCATCGGCATGCCGCCGTAGTCACCGAAGTGCAACGGTTGCGACATGCCCATGGCGTCCATGTACCACGGGCGTTCGGCCACGGCGGTGACTTGCAGTGTAGTGGCGTCGATCAGCACCGGCGTCAGCAGATGCGAGGTCAAATGCGTACCGCCCTTCATGAACACCGAGTAGTGGTGCTCGCTGGAAAACCGTGTGCCGGGGAACGCGATGAAATCCGGCTTCATCCCCGGCGCGACTTCGCCAGCGATGTCGAGCAAACGCGTGGCCGGCGCCAGTTGTGTCAGCGGCGGCGCATCGCGGTAGGGCGCAATCAATGTGTTGAGCGCGTCGTTGCGCCACGCGGCGATGATCAGGTCGGCGCACGCGCTGATCACTCCGGTCACGCCGACCACCAAGGCCCAGGTCAGCGTGACCACGCCGATCAGGTTATGCAGGTCGAGCCAGCGCAGGCGCGTGGATTTGTCCTGACGCACCGTGCCGAACTTCAGTCGCCGCATGAACGGCAGATACAGCACCGTTCCCGAGACAATCGCGACGACAAACAGCAGCCCCATGAACGCCAACAGCAATTTGCCCGGCAGCCCGGCAAACATGTCGACGTGCAGGCGCAGGATAAACAGCATCAGCCCGCCGTTGGCCGAAGGGGTTTCCAGCGCTTCACCGGTGCGAGCATCAAGCATGAAAGTGTGCGAGGAGTTCGGTTCGGTGCCGGCGGTTTTCGCCATGATCGTCAGCACGGCATTCGGCTCATCGTCGTCGAAGCCGAAGTACTGCACGACTTCATCCGGACGATGTTTTTCCGCGGCCTCGACCAGTTGCGCCAGATTCAGGCGTGGCGCGTCCGCTGGCATCTCGCGCACTTCGGGCGCATCGCCGAGCAAGTGCTCGATCTCGTGATGGAAGATCAGCGGCAGACCGGTCAGTGCCAGCATCAGCAAAAACACGGTGCAGATCAGGCTTGTCCAGGTGTGGATGAACGACCAGCGGCGAATTGTTTTACTTTTCATTTCATGACCTTCAAAAACACCAAAGCCGTCCACGAAGGACGGCCTGGAGACGGGGCCTGTTTCAGCTCAGTCGTTTACCACTTGTAAGTGGCACTGGCGACCACACTGCGCGTATCGCCGTAGTAGCAGTAGAAGCTGTCGCAGGTGGAAATGTATTCCTTGTCGAACAGGTTAGTGGCGTTGAGTGCCAGCGACGCGCCTTTGAGACTGTTGTCGAGGCGGCCGAGGTCGTAATGCACGCTTGCGTCGAACACGGTGTAAGCGTCCGCTTTACCCAGCCAGGTGTTGGCCTTGTCGCCGTAGGTGTTGCCGGTGTAGCGCACGCCGCCGCCGATGCCGAAGCCGTCGAGCACGCCGGTGTGCCAGGTGTAGTCGGTCCACAACGAGGCTTGCTGGTTCGGCATCAGTTGCAGGCGATTGCCCTTGTCGACGCCATTCTGCACTTCGGATTTGGCCAGGGTGTAGGCAGCGATCACTTTCAGGTTTTCGGTGACGTCGGACACCGCTTCCAGTTCGAGGCCTTTGACTTTCACTTCGCCGGTCTGGCTGGTGATCGACACGTTGTTGACGAAGGTGTTGACCGAGACGTTCTTCTGGGTGAGGTCGTACACGGCGGCAGTCAGCAGGGTTTTGCTGCCCGGTGGCTGGTATTTGATGCCCAGTTCCCACTGTTTGCCTTCGGTCGGTTTGAGCGAACCGGTCGAGGTGGCGTCGGCGCCCGTGGTCGGCTGGAAGGATTCGGCGTACGACAGGTACGGCACGAAACCGTTGTCGAAGACGTAGCTGAGCGCTGCGTTGCCGCTGAACGCCTTGTCACGCTGGGTATTGGTGGCATCGCCCTTGTTGATGAACTTTGTGCTGGTGTGCACCCAGTCTTCACGGCCGCCGAGGGTCAGGCGCCACTGGTCGAGGGCCATCTGGTCCTGGATGTACAGGCCGGTCTGGTAGGTCTTCTGGTCGTAATCGTAAAACGCGGTGGAGCGCGCAGGGCGCACGATCGGCTGACCGTAGATCGGAGTGATCACGTTGGTGGTCAGGCCGTCACCGAAGATCGAGGTGTAGTTGGTGTTGCTGCGCTGGTGATCAAGGCCCAGCAGCAAGGTGTGGCGGATATCGCCGGTGGCGAAGTCGGCCTGGAAGTTGTTGTCCACAGCGAACTGGCTGATGTCTTCTTCGACGCTGGTGCTGGTGCGCCCGACGTTGCCTTGATCATCCACTTCGGTGAATGGGTAGGAACCCGGCGTCAGCGACTGGAACGACAGATCCGACTTGGTGTAGCGCAGGTTCTGCTTGAACTGCCAAGTGTCGTTCAGACGATGTTCGAACGCGTAACCCAGCGCGTAGTAAGTCCGGTCGTAGTATTCCCAGTCCGGATCACCCAGGTTTTTGTGATGGGAAATATCACCAAACGGCGATTTGATCTTGGTGCCTTGAATCGGCAGGAACTGGCTGGTGATGCCGGTATCGTCGCGGGTGAACTGGCTCAGCAGGGTGAACTTGGTGTCGTCGTCGATGTTCCAGGTCAGGCTCGGCGCAATGTTGTAGCGCTTGTTGTCGACGTGGTCGACCTGCGTGCCGCTGTCACGCACCACGCCGCTGATGCCGTAGAGAAACTGGCCTGCGTCGTCGATCTTGCCGGTGCTGGCGAAGTTGATCTGGCGATGGTTGTCGCTGCCGTATTGCAGCTGAATTTCATTGCTGGCTTCAGCGCTTGGACGACGGCTGACCATATCCAGCAGGCCGCCTGGAGGGGTTTGACCGTAAACCGACGAAGCCGGGCCGCGCAGCAGGGCGAGGCGGTCGAGGTTCCAGGTTTCCTGTTTAGGGTTGGCGTACACGCCTTTCGGCAATGGCAGGCCATCGAGGAACTGGGTCGGTTCGAAACCGCGCACGCGTAACCAGTCGGCGCGGGTGTCGCTGCCGTAGCTGCTGGCGGTGATGCCCGGCATGTAGCGCACGGCGTCATCAAGGCTGTGCACGCCACGGTCTTCCATCTGCTGGCGGGTCGCAACCGAGATCGAGCGCGGTGCTTCGACCAGTGCGGTGTCGGTTTTGGTGCCGGCGGCGGTGCGGGTGGCGGTGTAGCCTTCGACCGGGCCCCAGGCGCTTTCGGTATTTTCAACGCCGATGACCGATGTTTCCGGCAGAGCCATCACGCCTTCCGGCACGGCGACCAGGGTGTAAGTGCCGGTGCTGGCCTGTTCCAGTTGCAGACCGGTGCCTTGCAAGGCTGCGCGCAGAGCGCCAGCCGCATCGTACTGACCGTTGACCGGTGCCGAAGTCTTGCCCGCTGCCAGCGCCGGGTTCAGCGACAGGGCGAGGCCGCCCTGACTGGCGATCTGGTTCAGGGTGGTGGCCAAAGGGGCCGCCGGCAGGTTGTAGGCGCGCACGCTGGACGCTTGTTCAGCGGCGAGCAACGGGCTGCTGATCAGCGGTGCGCTGAGCGCGATGGCGATGGCCAGCAGACTGGGGCGCAACAAGGTGTCTAGCGAACGGGACATACGGCGGCTCCTGAATGGAAATATTTCTCAATTGCCTGTGTGCCGGATGAAAATCAAAAAGTGATAGGGCTGGATGAAAATAATTTCGATTAACGAAAACAGCGGTGTGGCGGATGACGCCATCTCGAGCAGGCTCACTCCTACAGGGGAACGCATTTCATCTGTAGGCCTTCGCCTGCTCGCGATGGCGACCGCTCAGCCACCCGATCATTCAGGTTTGGTATCAGCCTTCGCCACGGTGACCCAATACGGCGTGTGCTGCTCGATCTGCACCGGCAGGGTCGGGAGCAGGGCGCTCAACGCTTTATCGGTGTCATGCAGCGGGAAGCTGCCGGTAATCCGCAGGTCTGCCACTTCCGGCGCCACGCCCAGATGCCCGCGACGATAGCGCGCCAGTTCATGCACCAGATCGCCCAGCCGTGCGTTGTCGACCACCAGCATGCCACGGGTCCAGGCATCGGCGCCGGGGTTGAGCGCGACAATCGAGCCCAACCCGTCACTGCGCAGCAGCACCTGCTGGCCTTCGCGCAAAATCTGTTCTTCGGGATTCGCTTGGGTGTGTGCCGCCACCGCCGATTGCAGCACGCTCAGGCGCGTACCTTCTTCCTCGCGCTTGACCAGGAACCGTGTGCCCAATGCACGCATGCTGCCTTCGCGGGTTTCGACGATGAACGGGCGTGCGTCACCGTGGCCGGTTTCGACGAGGATTTCGCCTTCCTGCAAAACGATCAGGCGCTGCTTCTCATCGAACCGCACATCCACGGCACTGTGGGTGTTGAGGTTGATCACGGTGCCATCGGCCAAACGCACGGTGCGCTGTTCGCCGGTAGCGGTGCGCTGATCGGCCAGCCAGTAGTCCAGCGGCAAGTAACGCTCGGCGACAAACAGACCCAGACCGATCACCGCGACAACGCTGGCCAGCCCACTGCCGAGCTTGCGCACGCGCCGCCGGATGCCTTCGCGCGATTGCAGCAAGGCACTGCGCGCCGGCCCCTTGGCCACGCTGAAGCGTTGGTCGAGCATGCCCAGTTGACGCCATGCGCGGGCATGCTCTTCATTGGCCGCGTGCCATTTGGCAAATTCCTCGCGTTCCAGCGGGCTGCTCGAATCGAGCGTCAACTGCCAGGCAATCGCCGCATCCAGCACATGCGCCGGCACCGGTCTGGAACTGGCCGGGCTCACGTTGGCTCACCGTACAGCGCGATGTAGCACTGACGAATACCCTGCGCCAGATACTGGCGCACGCGCGGCACCGACACGCCGAGTTTTCCGGCGATCTCGGCATGGCTGAGGCCATCGAGGCGGTTATAAAGGAAAGCGGCACGGGCCTTGGTCGACAGTTTGCCGAGCAGGCGGTCGATGGCTTTGAGATCTTCGAGGATCATTTGCTGTTCTTCCACCGACGGCTGTTCGCCCTCGGGGATCAGCATCAATTCGGTGAGGTAGGCCTGTTCCAGCGCGGCGCGGCGGAAGTAGTCGAACAACAGACCCTTGGCAATCGCCACGAGAAATGCGCGGGGCTCGCGCGGTGTCAGCAGTTCATCGCGCCCGAGCAGGCGCACGAAGGTGTCCTGGCTCAGGTCTTCGGCCCGCTGCGGACAGGCCACGTTGCGCCGCAGCCATGCCAGCAGCCAACCGCGATGGTCACGATACATCGCACCGACGAGCTCACTGTGAGGGCTTGGGACTGACGACACCGAACATCACCGATTGGGAAATATTAACTAACGCGAATTGTTCGCGATTCTGGCAGAGGTGGGAATGGTTAGCAATTGGCCACTGGTCAGGTGGCATCAGGGAAATCGCGTCATCGTTCTTCGCGAGCAGGCTCGCTCCCACAAGGCATCGCATTCCAAATGTGGGAGCGAGCCTGCTCGCGAAGAGGCCAGAACGGCCAACGAAAATCTAAAAGGACGGTGCTTGTTGTCGACGCTTCCACTGGCTCAACCGCTGCTGCAAATTCAGCGGACTATGAATCTGCTGCCCCCGCGCCCGACTAAACAGAATCAACGCCAATTCCGCCGTGGCCAGCGCATCGGCACTGGCGTTATGCCGTTCGAACACTTCCAGGCGGAACCAGTCGATCCACTCATCCAGCCCCGCCTCGCGAATATTCGCCTGCGGGCATACCAGCGGCGCGATATCCGCGACGTCCAGAAAAACCTGCTGCAACTTGTGCCCCAGATGCTCCTTCAGCGCCCGCCCGAGCATGTGCTGATCGAACGGCGCATGAAACGCCAGCACCGGGCTGTCGCCGACAAATTCCAGGAGTTCCAGCAACGCTTCGGCGGGGTCGCTGCCGGCGGCAATCGCATTTGGCCCCAGGCCATGGATCAACACACTGGGGCTGAGCTTCAGTTCGCGACACTGCAGCGTTCTTTCGAACTGCTGGCTGAAGTCGATCGCGCCGTCCTCGATCACCACTGCGCCGATCGACAGCACCCGATCCTTGTTCAGGTTCAGCCCGGTGGTTTCCAGATCCAGCACCACCCAACGCTGTTCGCGCAGGCTGCAATCGCTCAACTCGCTGATCGCCGGCAGTTGCGCGAGGCGTTGTTGCAGATCGACCGGCACCACCGGGCTGACCGGGCGCAGCCACGAGAACAGGCTCATAGCTGATACCGCAACGTCAGGCTGCTTTGCAGGCGTTGAGCCTGACG
Protein-coding sequences here:
- a CDS encoding FecR family protein, which gives rise to MSPASSRPVPAHVLDAAIAWQLTLDSSSPLEREEFAKWHAANEEHARAWRQLGMLDQRFSVAKGPARSALLQSREGIRRRVRKLGSGLASVVAVIGLGLFVAERYLPLDYWLADQRTATGEQRTVRLADGTVINLNTHSAVDVRFDEKQRLIVLQEGEILVETGHGDARPFIVETREGSMRALGTRFLVKREEEGTRLSVLQSAVAAHTQANPEEQILREGQQVLLRSDGLGSIVALNPGADAWTRGMLVVDNARLGDLVHELARYRRGHLGVAPEVADLRITGSFPLHDTDKALSALLPTLPVQIEQHTPYWVTVAKADTKPE
- a CDS encoding TonB-dependent siderophore receptor gives rise to the protein MSRSLDTLLRPSLLAIAIALSAPLISSPLLAAEQASSVRAYNLPAAPLATTLNQIASQGGLALSLNPALAAGKTSAPVNGQYDAAGALRAALQGTGLQLEQASTGTYTLVAVPEGVMALPETSVIGVENTESAWGPVEGYTATRTAAGTKTDTALVEAPRSISVATRQQMEDRGVHSLDDAVRYMPGITASSYGSDTRADWLRVRGFEPTQFLDGLPLPKGVYANPKQETWNLDRLALLRGPASSVYGQTPPGGLLDMVSRRPSAEASNEIQLQYGSDNHRQINFASTGKIDDAGQFLYGISGVVRDSGTQVDHVDNKRYNIAPSLTWNIDDDTKFTLLSQFTRDDTGITSQFLPIQGTKIKSPFGDISHHKNLGDPDWEYYDRTYYALGYAFEHRLNDTWQFKQNLRYTKSDLSFQSLTPGSYPFTEVDDQGNVGRTSTSVEEDISQFAVDNNFQADFATGDIRHTLLLGLDHQRSNTNYTSIFGDGLTTNVITPIYGQPIVRPARSTAFYDYDQKTYQTGLYIQDQMALDQWRLTLGGREDWVHTSTKFINKGDATNTQRDKAFSGNAALSYVFDNGFVPYLSYAESFQPTTGADATSTGSLKPTEGKQWELGIKYQPPGSKTLLTAAVYDLTQKNVSVNTFVNNVSITSQTGEVKVKGLELEAVSDVTENLKVIAAYTLAKSEVQNGVDKGNRLQLMPNQQASLWTDYTWHTGVLDGFGIGGGVRYTGNTYGDKANTWLGKADAYTVFDASVHYDLGRLDNSLKGASLALNATNLFDKEYISTCDSFYCYYGDTRSVVASATYKW
- a CDS encoding PepSY-associated TM helix domain-containing protein gives rise to the protein MKSKTIRRWSFIHTWTSLICTVFLLMLALTGLPLIFHHEIEHLLGDAPEVREMPADAPRLNLAQLVEAAEKHRPDEVVQYFGFDDDEPNAVLTIMAKTAGTEPNSSHTFMLDARTGEALETPSANGGLMLFILRLHVDMFAGLPGKLLLAFMGLLFVVAIVSGTVLYLPFMRRLKFGTVRQDKSTRLRWLDLHNLIGVVTLTWALVVGVTGVISACADLIIAAWRNDALNTLIAPYRDAPPLTQLAPATRLLDIAGEVAPGMKPDFIAFPGTRFSSEHHYSVFMKGGTHLTSHLLTPVLIDATTLQVTAVAERPWYMDAMGMSQPLHFGDYGGMPMKILWATLDVLTIIVLGSGVYLWVVRRKAAKPVLETAEASA
- a CDS encoding RNA polymerase sigma factor, giving the protein MYRDHRGWLLAWLRRNVACPQRAEDLSQDTFVRLLGRDELLTPREPRAFLVAIAKGLLFDYFRRAALEQAYLTELMLIPEGEQPSVEEQQMILEDLKAIDRLLGKLSTKARAAFLYNRLDGLSHAEIAGKLGVSVPRVRQYLAQGIRQCYIALYGEPT
- a CDS encoding 3'-5' exonuclease, which translates into the protein MSLFSWLRPVSPVVPVDLQQRLAQLPAISELSDCSLREQRWVVLDLETTGLNLNKDRVLSIGAVVIEDGAIDFSQQFERTLQCRELKLSPSVLIHGLGPNAIAAGSDPAEALLELLEFVGDSPVLAFHAPFDQHMLGRALKEHLGHKLQQVFLDVADIAPLVCPQANIREAGLDEWIDWFRLEVFERHNASADALATAELALILFSRARGQQIHSPLNLQQRLSQWKRRQQAPSF